CGACCACGTCGGGCGGCGGCCCGTCCTCCTGGTGGCGATCGCGGTCCAGATGATCTCCCTGATCGTCTTCATCTTCGCCAACGGCGTACCCGCGCTGCTCACCGCCCGTGTCGTGCAGGGGCTCGCCGCCGGTGCCGCCACCGGCGCCATCGGCGCCGCCATGCTGGACGTGAACCGCGCACGCGGCACTCTGACGAACGCCATCGCCCCGGGCATCGGCACCGGCACCGGCGCCCTCCTCTCCGGCCTGTTCGTCCAGTTCCTGCCCGCGCCGACCCGCCTGGTCTACGTCGTGCTGCTGGTGGTCCTGCTGATCCAGGCGTTCGGCGTGGTCCTGATGCGGGAGACGGTCACCCCGATGGGGGGCGCGCTGGCCAGCCTGCGGCCGGAGATCAAGCTGCCCCGCTCCGTACGCGGCCCGGTGCTCGTGGTCGCCCCGGTGCTCTTCGCCGGCTGGTCGCTGGCCGGCTTCTTCGGCGCGCTCGGGCCGGCCCTCGTCCGCGTGCTCGGCCCCATGTCGGTCGTCTTCGGTGGGGTGGCGCTCTTCGTCCTGGCGATCGTCTCGTCCATCACCGTCCTCGTGATGCGCGACGCCACCGCCCGGACCCTGATGCTCACCGGGATCGCCGCCCTCGTCGTGGGCATGGTCGTCACGATGTTCGCGGTGAACCGGGACTCCGTGGTCACCTTCTTCCTCGGCATCGCGCTCGGCGGCATCGGTTTCGGTGGCGCCTTCCAGGGCAGCCTCAAGACCGTCATGCCGCTGGTCGAGGCACACGAGCGCGCCAGCGTGCTGTCCCTGGTCTACATCATCTGCTACCTCGGCCTCGGCCTGCCCGCCGTGATCGCCGGATACCTCGTGGTCCACGGCGGCGGGCTGCCGCGCACCGCCGACGAGTACACCTACTTCGTCATCGCGCTGGCCCTGATCGCCCTGCTCGGGCTGCGCGGCGCCATCCGCAGAGCGCCCGCGTAGCCACTCGTCGCGTCGCGGCCGCGACGCGAATCGGCCGTCAGGGCCGGACCACCACCCGCC
This genomic stretch from Micromonospora krabiensis harbors:
- a CDS encoding MFS transporter, which codes for MGSDSTAGAGPTGAEKATGRRGRLSPNVALFLLASILVSFLASSSAPTPLYGIYQAHWHFSPITTTVIFGIYAIAVLGTLLTVGKLSDHVGRRPVLLVAIAVQMISLIVFIFANGVPALLTARVVQGLAAGAATGAIGAAMLDVNRARGTLTNAIAPGIGTGTGALLSGLFVQFLPAPTRLVYVVLLVVLLIQAFGVVLMRETVTPMGGALASLRPEIKLPRSVRGPVLVVAPVLFAGWSLAGFFGALGPALVRVLGPMSVVFGGVALFVLAIVSSITVLVMRDATARTLMLTGIAALVVGMVVTMFAVNRDSVVTFFLGIALGGIGFGGAFQGSLKTVMPLVEAHERASVLSLVYIICYLGLGLPAVIAGYLVVHGGGLPRTADEYTYFVIALALIALLGLRGAIRRAPA